Proteins co-encoded in one Aspergillus fumigatus Af293 chromosome 6, whole genome shotgun sequence genomic window:
- a CDS encoding ankyrin repeat protein, with protein sequence MEAYSFCALPLELIVMVADYLGPLDLLNLIQGLPHIAPLLNSWHIQAHDENGHTILHHIVEQRLEYLIKPLAKWIPRSSIADNEGWTPLFQAVRNSDESMTKALVYAGADVSAKDHTGKTALHLACYEDAVGIVQILLDHGANPSAADCNGRTPLHDAFGRNTVILQKLIKAGADLNPRRMPRGLAPLYLEAWLGREDAVRILLEAGADPSIQTETGETILQKAIEGSHTKVVQLLLDAGVDINVREFHHGVNAILTAAYWGADDCIRLLQRAGADVFSVDYRGCNALHRAALGGRLSTVKLLLKEGVDSSAEDNRGYTPQRYAVEGVYTHGGSSDIDWEELIRILEDVHTKSPFLRFLNWMRAKCYFTKKS encoded by the coding sequence ATGGAGGCCTATAGTTTTTGCGCCCTTCCTTTGGAACTCATTGTGATGGTCGCGGACTATCTGGGACCTTTGGATCTCCTAAATTTGATTCAAGGCCTTCCCCACATTGCCCCCCTTCTCAATTCTTGGCATATCCAGGCCCACGATGAGAATGGGCACACCATCCTGCATCATATTGTGGAACAAAGGCTTGAATATCTCATCAAACCTCTCGCGAAATGGATCCCGCGGAGCTCAATTGCCGACAACGAAGGCTGGACGCCCCTTTTTCAGGCAGTCAGGAACAGTGATGAATCGATGACAAAAGCACTGGTTTATGCTGGTGCAGATGTATCAGCCAAGGACCATACAGGAAAAACTGCTCTTCATCTTGCCTGCTATGAGGATGCAGTTGGAATTGTCCAGATTCTCCTGGACCACGGTGCAAACCCCTCCGCGGCGGATTGCAACGGACGCACGCCCTTGCATGACGCATTTGGACGAAACACAGTTATCCTACAGAAGCTGATCAAAGCTGGCGCGGACCTTAACCCCCGACGGATGCCACGAGGCCTGGCTCCCCTTTATCTTGAAGCTTGGCTTGGCCGAGAGGATGCTGTTAGAATTCTCCTTGAGGCTGGAGCAGATCCCTCCATTCAAACAGAGACCGGGGAAACCATATTACAGAAAGCAATTGAAGGGTCCCACACTAAAGTCGTGCAGCTCTTACTTGATGCTGGGGTTGATATCAATGTGCGAGAATTCCACCATGGCGTCAATGCGATACTGACGGCTGCGTATTGGGGAGCAGATGACTGTATTCGACTGCTCCAGAGGGCTGGGGCAGATGTTTTCTCAGTGGATTACCGTGGATGTAACGCACTGCATCGGGCGGCTCTGGGGGGCAGGCTGTCGActgtcaagcttcttctgaaaGAAGGAGTTGACAGCTCTGCAGAAGACAACCGGGGTTACACTCCACAACGATATGCAGTTGAAGGGGTTTATACACATGGAGGGTCAAGTGATATTGACTGGGAAGAACTGATTCGAATCCTAGAAGATGTGCATACTAAAAGTCCATTTTTGAGGTTTTTGAATTGGATGCGAGCCAAATGCTACTTTACAAAAAAGAGCTGA
- a CDS encoding putative glycosyl transferase family 8 family, whose protein sequence is MAVSFRWRPSPRATKALLISAFAILSLCTLWTLWYHVSSTFSAVSTPIGLHDSEGKLSDEQRERPSPSGPETVPEKGPPRQHRYAFATILTGEDATETDIKDPYFTAVRLLAYQLLRSPHTKSSSDIPFLVLVTEEVPQQQRDILSRDGAIVVPVEGFSRDWIHPKWERWKSVLAKLNLWKLTEYEKITFLDADSVIFEPIDGIFTERATMTQITRPSSAALNTPGPVPDSYMMAGMHDRWVEVALPPVPGSEFYAKDNYMNAGFFVLAPSEAMFKYYSFLLDQPGLFDPAYPEQNLLNYAHRVDGQMPWQDIGPLWSQKGSSFEHYDPRLKSLHQKWWKTSYDQTFDERIANAMAELKDYLGKQEEDTVQPRSP, encoded by the coding sequence ATGGCTGTCTCGTTCCGCTGGAGACCCTCGCCGCGAGCCACCAAAGCTCTCCTCATCTCGGCTTTTGCAATCCTTTCGCTATGCACACTCTGGACACTTTGGTATCATGTCTCTTCGACGTTCTCAGCAGTAAGCACACCAATTGGTCTACATGACAGTGAGGGAAAGCTTTCGGATGAGCAACGCGAGCGTCCGAGTCCTTCCGGTCCCGAGACAGTCCCCGAGAAGGGGCCGCCACGGCAACACAGATACGCCTTTGCGACGATTTTGACAGGGGAAGACGCAACTGAAACGGATATCAAAGACCCTTACTTTACCGCGGTACGCCTACTCGCATATCAACTGCTCCGCAGCCCGCACACGAAAAGCAGTTCGGATATACCCTTTCTAGTGCTGGTCACCGAAGAGGTTCCTCAACAGCAACGTGATATACTTAGTCGTGATGGTGCTATTGTCGTGCCAGTGGAAGGGTTCTCCCGCGACTGGATCCACCCAAAGTGGGAGCGATGGAAGAGCGTGCTCGCCAAACTGAACCTCTGGAAGCTTACGGAATATGAGAAGATTACATTCCTGGACGCGGACTCGGTCATCTTCGAACCAATCGATGGGATATTTACCGAGCGAGCCACAATGACACAGATCACCAGGCCCTCATCGGCGGCTCTCAATACGCCGGGTCCAGTACCCGACAGCTATATGATGGCTGGAATGCACGATCGCTGGGTGGAGGTCGCCTTACCCCCCGTTCCTGGGAGTGAGTTCTATGCCAAGGACAATTATATGAACGCCGGTTTCTTCGTCCTTGCACCCTCCGAGGCAATGTTCAAGTACTATTCGTTCCTGCTCGACCAGCCCGGTTTATTTGACCCAGCCTACCCCGAACAGAATCTTTTGAATTATGCACATCGAGTTGATGGACAGATGCCGTGGCAGGACATTGGTCCCCTTTGGAGTCAAAAGGGCAGTAGCTTTGAGCATTACGATCCAAGATTGAAATCCCTCCATCAGAAATGGTGGAAGACTAGCTATGACCAAACATTTGACGAGCGAATTGCCAATGCCATGGCCGAGCTGAAGGATTATCTGGGGAAACAAGAGGAAGACACAGTGCAGCCTCGCTCGCCCTGA
- a CDS encoding glycosyltransferase family 31 protein → MPLFQSWTRPPSRRIYLILVSPVIGLLLVYLFFAFDTDAFTPKVVVTPISPQQKQATCPQLGGIEDVLVILKTGVTEALEKVPVHFQTTLRCIPNYVLFSDFEEEINGTRVIDVLGNVNETIKRTSPDFDLYNRIHEHGRSGLTPADLSRVPNTAFGMPDNPGWKLDKWKFLPMIDETLRVRDDAKWYVFMEADTYYIWSNLLQWLAQLDPTKPYYLGNPTQIGSDIFGHGGSGFILSREAMRRASDLRAKDLDGWDRYTGEQWAGDCVLGKLLHDAGVPLLWSWPMLQSNTPAEFDHFSEAYSKKPWCFPAVSYHHVGPEDIQELMKFDQMFMQNNSVILHSDVFRHLVHPQLKSPQPDWDNLSDEEHLIDAASCQEMCASEPDCLQYSYEAGKCRTSKMAKIGVPKTGVSSGWMTDRIDAIVKELGSCTKPQWVLP, encoded by the exons ACCCGTCCTCCATCGCGACGGATTtacctcatcctcgtctccccGGTCATTGGGCTTCTTCTGGTTTACCTTTTCTTCGCCTTTGACACGGACGCCTTCACTCCCAAGGTCGTCGTCACCCCGATCTCACCACAACAAAAACAAGCTACCTGCCCCCAACTCGGAGGCATTGAGGATGTGCTGGTTATCTTGAAAACTGGCGTCACAGAAGCACTAGAGAAAGTGCCGGTTCACTTTCAAACAACCCTGCGATGCATCCCCAATTACGTACTATTCTCGGActttgaggaggaaatcaaCGGAACCCGCGTGATCGATGTCCTTGGCAACGTCAACGAGACTATTAAACGTACCAGCCCAGACTTTGACCTCTACAACCGCATCCATGAGCATGGACGCAGCGGACTCACGCCGGCCGACCTGAGCCGCGTCCCCAACACCGCATTCGGAATGCCCGACAACCCCGGCTGGAAGCTGGATAAATGGAAGTTCCTCCCAATGATCGACGAAACACTTCGGGTCCGTGACGATGCCAAATGGTACGTCTTCATGGAGGCGGACACGTACTATATCTGGTCGAATCTCCTGCAGTGGCTGGCGCAACTCGATCCGACCAAACCTTACTACCTGGGTAACCCGACGCAGATTGGCTCTGACATCTTCGGTCACGGCGGGTCGGGATTTATTCTGTCGCGCGAGGCTATGCGTAGAGCGTCGGACCTACGAGCCAAAGACCTTGACGGGTGGGACCGATATACCGGGGAGCAGTGGGCCGGTGACTGCGTGCTGGGGAAGTTACTCCATGACGCGGGAGTACCCTTGTTATGGTCGTGGCCCATGCTGCAGTCAAATACTCCTGCCGAGTTTGATCACTTTTCCGAGGCTTATTCCAAAAAGCCGTGGTGTTTTCCTGCGGTGTCGTATCACCATGTGGGGCCGGAGGATATTCAAGAGCTAATGAAGTTTGACCAGATGTTCATGCAGAAC AATTCTGTCATATTGCACAGCGATGTGTTTCGCCATCTCGTCCACCCACAGTTGAAGTCTCCACAACCCGACTGGGATAACCTCTCTGACGAAGAGCATCTCATTGATGCGGCTAGCTGTCAGGAGATGTGTGCGAGCGAACCTGACTGTCTCCAGTATTCGTATGAGGCCGGGAAGTGTCGAACTTCCAAAATGGCCAAAATCGGAGTCCCGAAGACTGGAGTTTCCTCGGGATGGATGACTGACCGGATTGACGCCATTGTCAAAGAGCTGGGCTCTTGCACGAAACCGCAATGGGTTCTCCCGTAG
- a CDS encoding putative secreted peptide: MKFSIIALTFIGSALAAPGASIPTPSTPAAPSCAASSSHIASSTASPSASPIFQPGCDIEHVGNNGKHLGWCKKARHYGMYNNGTSI, from the coding sequence ATGAAGTTTAGCATCATTGCTCTCACTTTCATCGGCTCTGCCTTGGCCGCCCCTGGTGCCTCTATTCCCACTCCTTCTACTCCGGCGGCTCCTTCTTGTGcggcatcttccagccatATAGCCTCATCCACTGCCAGtccttcggcttctcccATCTTTCAGCCAGGCTGCGACATTGAGCACGTAGGCAACAACGGCAAGCATCTCGGATGGTGCAAGAAGGCCAGGCACTACGGCATGTACAACAACGGAACAAGCATCTAG